In Sphingobium sp. B2D3C, a genomic segment contains:
- a CDS encoding HNH endonuclease, with amino-acid sequence MYHPDRIRHPENCPALVLNADYTPLSYYPLSLWPWQTAIKAVFLDRVDIVSSYEQEVHSPSFQMQIPSVIALKQYVRPSEHPAFTRFNLFLRDKFSCQYCGSTKDLTFDHVVPRRAGGRTTWENVATACSPCNLRKGGRTPREAHMPLRQMPIRPTTWQLQDHGRAFPPNHLHESWHDWLYWDVELLA; translated from the coding sequence ATGTATCATCCCGATCGAATACGCCATCCAGAAAATTGCCCGGCGCTCGTGTTGAACGCCGACTACACCCCGCTTTCTTATTATCCGCTGAGCCTCTGGCCCTGGCAAACCGCCATCAAGGCGGTTTTTTTGGATCGGGTGGACATCGTCTCCAGCTATGAGCAGGAAGTTCATTCGCCGAGTTTCCAGATGCAAATCCCCTCGGTGATCGCGCTCAAGCAATATGTGCGGCCGAGCGAGCATCCCGCCTTCACCCGCTTCAACCTCTTCCTGCGCGACAAATTCTCCTGCCAGTATTGCGGATCAACCAAGGATCTCACTTTCGATCATGTCGTGCCGCGCCGCGCGGGTGGCCGCACGACCTGGGAGAATGTCGCCACCGCCTGCTCGCCGTGCAACCTCAGGAAAGGTGGACGCACCCCGCGCGAGGCGCATATGCCGCTGCGCCAAATGCCGATCCGGCCGACGACCTGGCAGTTGCAGGACCATGGCCGCGCCTTCCCGCCCAACCATCTGCACGAGAGCTGGCACGACTGGCTCTACTGGGATGTGGAACTGCTGGCCTGA
- the gluQRS gene encoding tRNA glutamyl-Q(34) synthetase GluQRS, whose amino-acid sequence MMENDSPRHVVTRFAPSPTGRLHIGHGWSALQAHDFARENAGTFLLRIEDTDVTRCRPEFTEGIYEDLRWLGIGWDGLMIQSTRFDAYEQALDRLKASGVVYPCFCTRGDIARELAASLHAPHGADGPLYPGTCRALALEERAARIAAGNPHSWRLDMGAALARTGPLVWQDDFAGTVPVEPDALGDLIIKGRDRPASYHLAVVVDDAAQGVTHVIRGRDVFASTHAHRTLQALLGLPSPRYRHHRLIVDAAGKRLAKRADGLSLAELRDQGLSGPALAEDLQAGRFPVGIRVEAS is encoded by the coding sequence ATGATGGAAAACGACTCTCCACGACATGTGGTGACCCGTTTCGCGCCGAGCCCGACCGGGCGCCTGCACATCGGCCATGGCTGGTCGGCGTTGCAGGCTCATGACTTCGCGCGGGAAAATGCCGGCACCTTCCTGCTGCGCATCGAGGATACCGACGTCACCCGCTGCCGGCCCGAATTTACCGAGGGCATTTACGAAGACTTGCGCTGGCTCGGCATCGGCTGGGACGGGCTGATGATCCAGTCGACGCGCTTCGATGCCTATGAGCAGGCTCTGGACCGACTCAAAGCATCGGGCGTCGTCTATCCCTGCTTCTGCACGCGCGGCGATATCGCGCGAGAACTGGCCGCGAGCCTTCACGCCCCCCATGGCGCCGACGGGCCGCTCTATCCCGGCACCTGCCGCGCGCTGGCGCTGGAGGAGCGCGCGGCACGGATCGCGGCGGGCAATCCGCATAGCTGGCGGCTGGATATGGGCGCGGCGCTGGCGCGCACTGGTCCGCTGGTCTGGCAGGACGATTTTGCCGGCACCGTCCCGGTCGAGCCGGATGCGTTGGGCGATCTGATCATCAAGGGGCGGGACCGGCCAGCCAGCTATCATCTCGCGGTGGTGGTCGATGATGCGGCACAGGGCGTCACGCATGTCATTCGGGGGCGGGACGTGTTCGCCTCCACCCACGCCCATCGCACCCTGCAGGCGCTGCTCGGCCTCCCCAGTCCGCGCTACCGGCATCACCGGCTGATCGTGGATGCGGCGGGCAAGCGCCTTGCCAAGCGCGCCGATGGCCTGAGCCTTGCGGAGCTGCGCGATCAGGGCCTTTCCGGCCCGGCGCTCGCCGAAGATTTGCAGGCTGGCCGCTTTCCGGTTGGAATCAGGGTCGAAGCCTCCTAA
- a CDS encoding twin transmembrane helix small protein has translation MGNALMIILLVLAMLGALFMLVRGIVTFLRTTEAELKGDGTGPSQSSLRQNKAMMGRVTFQALAILIVAILLLVNSGR, from the coding sequence ATGGGCAATGCCCTCATGATCATCCTGCTGGTGCTCGCCATGCTAGGCGCACTTTTCATGCTCGTTCGCGGCATTGTGACGTTCCTGCGCACGACCGAGGCGGAGCTGAAAGGCGATGGCACCGGCCCGAGCCAGTCCAGCCTGCGCCAGAACAAGGCGATGATGGGCCGCGTGACCTTCCAGGCACTCGCGATCCTGATCGTGGCCATTTTGCTGCTGGTCAACAGCGGCCGCTAA
- a CDS encoding arylsulfatase, which yields MSYSRKMASKAAWHGASRLIIAACAGLGLSAAMAQQGANSQQASPPVGPDWTYYPQPTKAPKGAPNIILVLMDDVGFSASTSYGGPIPTPVFDSLAASGLRYTRFHTTAMCSPTRAALLTGRNHHAVGNASISNVSIDAPGYTSVMPDSAATIGRVLRDNGYDTSWFGKNHNIPDWETGPMGPFKRWPIGLGFDYFYGFNGAGADQFNPTIVENINPVRRDRTDDNYIFDRDMTDKMLGWLGAQQAQDPNKPFFLYVAPGAMHGPQQAPADWVAKFKGKFDMGWDKMRDQIFARQKAMGIIPKDARMAPPLPGVPRWDSLPADQKALYAHMMEVAAAQLAFFDNQLGRVIERVRQDGELDNTLVIFINGDNGAALHNMYGSINAYSQFAGIKETPETLLPQKDKFGTEESFGNYPVGWGYALNTPYPWGKTVASQLGGLRVGMVVSWPDKIKDKGGIRTQFSHVIDIAPTIYDVVGITPPATVDGVAQQPIDGISMKYSFDAPKAPSQRREQYFEMLGSRGYYKDGWFAGTEVNWEPWGPNKTDPTKAGWELYNLNEDWSQTRNVAAQYPDKLAELKADFEAAAQKFHVYPLSADFFERLNYKYRPNALAPERTRTYYTSDIRYPAVTFPELNPNWTAEARVKLTGSAVSGPILTQGAKFAGYTLAMENGVPVFTYNPSGRAQERKILRGTQALGAGDHVITAQIAPASEGLTISLLVDGKSQATASIPRVIKIVTGEAMIGHALIDDRTGPLNFPDTIEKVTITSY from the coding sequence ATGAGCTATTCAAGGAAGATGGCGTCCAAAGCCGCGTGGCATGGCGCCAGCCGGCTGATTATCGCGGCATGTGCGGGCCTTGGGCTTTCCGCCGCGATGGCACAACAAGGCGCGAATTCGCAGCAGGCGTCGCCGCCGGTCGGCCCTGACTGGACCTATTATCCGCAGCCGACCAAGGCCCCCAAGGGTGCCCCCAATATCATCCTCGTCCTTATGGACGATGTGGGCTTCAGCGCCTCCACCTCTTATGGCGGCCCCATTCCGACGCCGGTGTTCGACAGTCTCGCTGCCTCCGGCCTGCGCTACACGCGCTTCCACACCACCGCCATGTGCTCGCCGACGCGCGCCGCATTGCTCACCGGCCGCAACCACCATGCCGTCGGCAATGCATCGATCTCCAACGTGTCGATCGATGCCCCGGGCTATACCTCCGTGATGCCGGACAGCGCCGCGACGATAGGCCGTGTGCTGCGCGATAATGGCTATGACACGTCGTGGTTCGGCAAGAACCACAATATCCCCGACTGGGAAACCGGGCCGATGGGTCCGTTCAAGCGCTGGCCGATTGGCCTGGGCTTCGATTATTTCTACGGGTTCAACGGCGCGGGTGCCGATCAGTTCAACCCGACCATTGTCGAGAATATCAACCCCGTGCGGCGCGACCGGACGGACGATAATTATATCTTCGACCGCGATATGACCGACAAGATGCTGGGCTGGCTGGGCGCGCAGCAGGCGCAGGACCCGAACAAGCCCTTCTTCCTGTATGTCGCGCCCGGCGCCATGCACGGTCCGCAGCAGGCCCCGGCCGATTGGGTGGCCAAGTTCAAGGGCAAGTTCGACATGGGCTGGGACAAGATGCGCGACCAGATTTTCGCGCGTCAGAAAGCCATGGGCATCATCCCCAAGGACGCCCGCATGGCGCCGCCCCTGCCCGGCGTGCCGCGCTGGGATAGCCTGCCTGCCGATCAGAAGGCGCTCTACGCGCATATGATGGAAGTGGCCGCCGCGCAGCTTGCCTTCTTCGACAATCAACTGGGTCGCGTGATCGAGCGGGTGCGCCAGGATGGCGAGCTGGACAACACGCTGGTGATCTTCATCAACGGCGACAACGGCGCGGCGCTGCACAATATGTACGGCTCGATCAACGCTTACTCGCAGTTCGCCGGCATCAAGGAAACGCCCGAGACGCTTCTGCCGCAAAAGGACAAGTTCGGTACGGAGGAGAGCTTCGGCAACTATCCGGTCGGCTGGGGCTATGCGCTCAACACGCCCTACCCATGGGGCAAGACGGTCGCCTCCCAGCTCGGCGGGCTGCGTGTGGGGATGGTCGTCTCCTGGCCTGACAAGATCAAGGACAAAGGCGGCATCCGCACCCAGTTCAGCCATGTCATCGACATCGCGCCGACCATCTATGACGTGGTGGGGATCACCCCGCCGGCCACGGTGGACGGTGTGGCCCAGCAGCCGATCGACGGCATTTCGATGAAGTACAGTTTCGATGCCCCCAAAGCCCCGTCGCAACGGCGTGAGCAGTATTTCGAGATGCTGGGGAGCCGCGGCTATTACAAGGATGGCTGGTTCGCCGGCACCGAGGTCAATTGGGAACCATGGGGACCGAACAAGACCGACCCGACCAAGGCCGGCTGGGAGTTGTATAATCTCAACGAGGACTGGTCGCAGACCCGCAATGTCGCCGCGCAATATCCCGACAAGCTGGCCGAACTGAAGGCGGACTTCGAGGCGGCGGCCCAGAAGTTCCATGTCTATCCGCTCTCGGCCGACTTCTTCGAGCGGCTGAACTACAAATATCGCCCCAACGCCCTCGCGCCGGAGCGGACACGCACTTATTATACGAGCGACATCCGCTATCCGGCCGTGACCTTCCCGGAACTCAACCCCAACTGGACCGCCGAAGCCCGTGTCAAACTCACCGGCTCAGCGGTCAGCGGGCCGATTCTGACCCAGGGCGCGAAGTTCGCGGGTTATACGCTCGCGATGGAGAACGGCGTGCCGGTCTTTACCTACAACCCCTCGGGCCGCGCACAGGAACGCAAGATCCTGCGTGGCACCCAAGCACTCGGGGCCGGCGACCATGTGATCACCGCCCAGATCGCCCCGGCGAGCGAAGGACTGACGATCTCGCTGCTGGTCGACGGCAAGTCGCAAGCAACAGCTTCGATCCCCCGCGTCATCAAGATCGTGACCGGCGAAGCGATGATCGGCCACGCGCTGATCGATGATCGCACGGGGCCGCTGAACTTCCCCGATACGATCGAGAAGGTGACGATCACCAGCTACTGA
- a CDS encoding SMP-30/gluconolactonase/LRE family protein gives MTGWRIVERDVRDELGEGTLWSGRDNALYWTDILAPALNRLSLADGTVDRWAMPERLGWVVERDQGGFIAGFASGFARLSLDPLIIEPIGNPEPYLPDNRMNDGKADASGTIWCGTMHSRIEGESGTLYRFTPDGRWTPMDSGYTVTNGPAFSTCGRWLYHTDTMRGLIYRFARTPDGGITDREVFVRFGEGDGGPDGMTVDAEDGLWVAHWGAGRVSRFRPDGTLDHSIALPASQITNIAFAGEKLDRLFVTSAATGLPPSDYDGALFEIETRFKGVAPGLFPA, from the coding sequence ATGACGGGCTGGCGGATCGTCGAGCGCGACGTGCGCGACGAGCTTGGCGAGGGGACGCTGTGGAGCGGGCGCGACAACGCGCTCTACTGGACGGACATTCTCGCGCCGGCTCTCAACCGGCTCTCGCTCGCCGATGGCACGGTCGACCGCTGGGCGATGCCTGAGCGGCTGGGCTGGGTGGTGGAGCGTGATCAGGGCGGTTTCATTGCCGGGTTCGCGAGCGGCTTTGCGCGGCTCTCGCTCGATCCGCTGATCATCGAGCCGATCGGCAACCCCGAGCCGTATCTGCCGGACAATCGCATGAACGACGGCAAGGCCGATGCCAGCGGGACGATCTGGTGCGGCACCATGCACAGCCGGATCGAGGGTGAAAGCGGCACGCTCTACCGGTTCACACCGGATGGTCGCTGGACGCCGATGGACAGCGGCTACACCGTCACCAACGGCCCCGCCTTCTCAACCTGCGGCCGCTGGCTCTACCACACCGATACCATGCGCGGGCTCATCTACCGGTTCGCGCGCACGCCCGATGGCGGCATTACCGACCGCGAGGTCTTCGTCCGCTTTGGCGAGGGAGACGGCGGGCCGGACGGCATGACTGTCGATGCCGAGGACGGGCTGTGGGTCGCTCATTGGGGCGCCGGCCGGGTGAGCCGCTTCCGCCCCGATGGCACGCTGGATCACAGCATTGCGCTACCCGCATCCCAGATCACCAATATCGCCTTTGCCGGTGAGAAGCTCGACCGGCTTTTCGTGACCTCTGCGGCGACCGGCCTGCCTCCGTCCGACTATGATGGCGCCCTGTTCGAGATCGAGACGCGGTTCAAGGGTGTCGCGCCGGGCCTCTTTCCGGCCTGA
- a CDS encoding IlvD/Edd family dehydratase has translation MTDPKGSRLRSRAWFDNDDNIDMTALYLERYLNFGLSLEELRSGKPIIGIAQTGSDLSPCNRHHLVLAERVREGIREAGGIAIEFPVHPIQETGKRPTAGLDRNLAYLGLVEALYGYPFDGVVLTTGCDKTTPAALMAAATVNIPAIALSVGPMLNGWHEGERTGSGTIVWKARQMLAAGEIDDEGFIKLVASSAPSTGYCNTMGTATTMNSLAEALGMMLPGSAAIPAPYRDRQEVAWRTGKRIVEMVAEDLKPSDILTLDAFHNAIVVNSAIGGSTNAPIHLAAIARHIGVDLPLKDWERLGHKVPLLVNLQPAGEYLGEDYYRAGGVPAVVAQLIRHGLIREGALTVNGASMGDNCRDARIMDERVIHPFEQPLVEDAGFLVMSGNLFDAAIMKTSVISQEFRDRYLSNPDAPGVFEGPAIVFDGPEDYHKRIDDPATGITENTLLFMRGAGPIGYPGAAEVVNMRPPAYLITEGISALPCIGDGRQSGTSASPSILNASPEAAAMGGLALLRDGDRVRMDLNACTVDVLIADAELAERREALIAKGGYAYPASQTPWQDIQRSLVGQLDKGAILEGSEQFQRIAQTQGLPRDNH, from the coding sequence ATGACAGACCCCAAGGGCTCGCGCCTGCGCTCGCGCGCATGGTTCGACAATGACGACAATATCGACATGACGGCGCTCTATCTGGAGCGTTACCTGAATTTCGGGCTCAGCCTCGAGGAACTGCGCTCGGGCAAGCCGATCATCGGCATCGCCCAGACCGGCAGCGACCTCTCGCCCTGCAACCGCCACCATCTCGTGCTGGCCGAGCGGGTGCGCGAGGGCATTCGCGAGGCCGGCGGCATCGCCATCGAATTCCCGGTCCACCCCATTCAGGAGACGGGCAAGCGCCCCACCGCCGGGCTGGACCGCAACCTCGCCTATCTCGGTCTGGTGGAGGCGCTGTATGGCTACCCGTTCGATGGCGTGGTGCTGACCACCGGCTGCGACAAGACCACGCCCGCCGCGTTGATGGCCGCCGCCACGGTGAACATTCCCGCGATTGCGCTCTCCGTCGGCCCGATGCTGAACGGCTGGCATGAGGGCGAGCGCACCGGATCGGGCACCATCGTATGGAAAGCGCGGCAGATGCTCGCCGCCGGCGAGATCGATGATGAAGGCTTTATCAAGCTGGTCGCCTCCTCGGCCCCCTCAACCGGCTATTGCAACACCATGGGCACGGCGACGACCATGAACAGCCTGGCCGAGGCGCTGGGCATGATGCTGCCGGGCTCCGCCGCCATTCCGGCGCCCTATCGCGACCGGCAGGAAGTGGCTTGGCGCACCGGCAAGCGCATTGTCGAGATGGTGGCGGAAGACCTCAAGCCGTCCGACATTCTGACGCTCGACGCCTTCCACAATGCCATCGTGGTGAATTCGGCCATCGGCGGCTCGACCAATGCGCCCATCCACCTCGCGGCGATTGCGCGCCATATCGGCGTCGATCTGCCGCTCAAGGATTGGGAGCGGCTCGGCCACAAGGTGCCGCTGCTGGTCAACCTCCAGCCGGCCGGCGAATATCTGGGCGAGGATTATTATCGCGCCGGCGGCGTGCCCGCCGTGGTCGCGCAGCTCATCCGCCACGGCCTGATCCGCGAAGGCGCGCTGACCGTGAACGGCGCCAGCATGGGCGACAATTGCCGGGATGCGCGCATCATGGACGAGCGCGTCATCCATCCGTTCGAGCAGCCGCTGGTCGAGGACGCCGGCTTTCTGGTGATGAGCGGCAATCTGTTCGATGCCGCCATCATGAAGACCAGCGTGATCAGCCAGGAATTCCGCGACCGCTACCTCTCCAACCCGGACGCGCCGGGCGTGTTCGAAGGCCCCGCCATCGTGTTCGACGGCCCGGAGGATTATCACAAGCGCATCGATGATCCGGCCACCGGCATCACCGAGAACACCCTGCTCTTCATGCGCGGCGCCGGCCCCATCGGCTATCCCGGCGCGGCGGAGGTGGTGAACATGCGGCCGCCGGCCTATCTCATTACGGAAGGAATCAGCGCCCTGCCCTGCATCGGCGACGGGCGCCAGTCCGGCACCAGTGCCAGCCCGTCGATCCTCAATGCCAGCCCGGAAGCGGCGGCCATGGGCGGTCTCGCCCTGTTGCGCGACGGTGACCGGGTGCGCATGGACCTGAATGCCTGCACGGTGGATGTGCTGATCGCCGACGCGGAGCTTGCCGAGCGCCGTGAAGCCCTGATAGCCAAGGGTGGCTATGCCTATCCCGCGTCCCAGACCCCATGGCAGGACATCCAGCGTTCGCTTGTCGGGCAGCTGGACAAGGGCGCGATTCTGGAAGGCAGCGAGCAGTTCCAGCGCATCGCGCAAACCCAGGGCCTGCCGCGCGACAATCACTAA
- a CDS encoding aldose epimerase family protein — protein MPVSVVQAAEAHRAAAGTLADGTAIEAITLKNAQGVEAKIITYGATLQSLLVPGRDGKRADVVLGFDSAAQYEAHPNYLGVTVGRFANRIANGRFALDGKTYQLTQNDGTNSLHGGGKGFDRAVWKVVSVESGPTARVVLAHVSPDGDAGYPGKLDVTTTYTLDESGALGIAFEARTDKPTIVNMTNHALFNMAGEESPGGALDQLLTIPAKAFTPVDAKLIPTGELRPVAGTPFDFRKPRRIAQDIRDGRDDQIRAGRGYDHNFALDKGVTAKPELAARLEDPASGRVLEVLTTEPGVQFYAGNFLDGTVPGKSSRLYRMGDGIALEPQKFPDAPNHPDFISARVDPGKPYRHAMIYRVSIQQGTHHK, from the coding sequence ATGCCGGTTTCCGTGGTTCAGGCCGCCGAGGCGCACCGCGCAGCTGCCGGCACCCTCGCCGATGGCACCGCCATTGAGGCGATCACGCTCAAGAACGCGCAAGGCGTGGAAGCGAAGATCATCACTTATGGCGCCACGCTGCAGTCGCTGCTCGTCCCCGGGCGAGACGGCAAGCGGGCCGATGTCGTGCTCGGATTCGACAGTGCGGCCCAATATGAAGCGCACCCCAACTATCTTGGCGTTACCGTCGGGCGCTTCGCCAACCGCATCGCCAATGGCCGGTTCGCGCTGGATGGCAAGACCTACCAGCTGACGCAAAATGACGGCACCAATTCGCTGCATGGCGGCGGCAAGGGCTTCGATCGCGCCGTGTGGAAGGTCGTCTCGGTGGAGAGCGGCCCGACCGCGCGTGTCGTGCTCGCCCATGTCAGCCCGGATGGCGATGCCGGCTACCCCGGCAAGCTGGACGTTACCACCACTTACACGCTGGATGAGAGCGGCGCGCTCGGCATTGCCTTCGAGGCCAGGACGGACAAGCCGACCATCGTGAACATGACCAACCATGCGCTGTTCAACATGGCCGGCGAGGAGTCACCCGGCGGCGCGCTCGACCAGTTGCTGACCATACCCGCCAAGGCCTTCACGCCCGTTGATGCCAAGCTGATCCCCACCGGCGAGTTGCGCCCGGTGGCCGGCACGCCTTTCGATTTTCGCAAGCCGCGCCGCATCGCGCAGGACATTCGCGATGGCCGGGACGATCAGATCCGCGCAGGCCGGGGCTATGATCATAATTTCGCGCTCGACAAGGGCGTGACGGCCAAGCCCGAACTAGCCGCCCGCCTTGAAGACCCCGCCTCCGGGCGCGTCCTCGAAGTGCTGACGACCGAGCCGGGCGTGCAATTCTACGCCGGGAATTTCTTGGATGGCACGGTCCCCGGCAAGAGCAGCCGCCTGTATCGCATGGGGGATGGCATCGCGCTCGAACCGCAGAAATTCCCGGATGCGCCGAACCATCCCGATTTCATTTCCGCCCGCGTCGATCCAGGCAAGCCCTATCGGCACGCCATGATCTACCGCGTTTCAATTCAGCAGGGCACGCACCACAAATGA
- a CDS encoding sugar MFS transporter — protein sequence MAGPAGVANGVSRDSGGVNYTPALVLLASLFFMWGFITVINNTLLPHLRSVFDLNYTQTTLIESVWFIAYFVASIPSAWLIKRIGYQKSLVVGLLVMAAGSLGMMLAASLPSYGVTLVMLFVIASGITLLQVAANPYVAVVGSPETASSRLNLVQAMNSAGTMFAPLFGAYLILGRSKGGTAEAGVVLTQAERLADAQSVILPYGLVAVVLIVLAIVIARFPLPAMGSAANRASKEERRNHSLWRHRNLVFGVPAIFIYLIAEIGVANLFVNFVSQPHIANLTHEQAGRYLTFLWGGMMVGRFVGSAIMQKIPAETVLAAFSIGAFVVMLVTVFTTGPAAMWALILVGFFHSIMFPTIFTLGIKGLGPLTEEGSGLLIMAIAGGALVIVQGWLADGYGLQMSFLLTAACELYVLFYALWGAKPTNALPEPQPIEE from the coding sequence ATGGCCGGACCGGCAGGGGTTGCAAATGGGGTGAGCAGGGACAGCGGCGGGGTCAATTACACCCCGGCCCTGGTGCTGTTGGCCAGCCTGTTTTTCATGTGGGGTTTCATCACCGTCATCAACAACACGCTGCTGCCGCATCTGCGCAGCGTGTTCGATCTCAATTATACGCAGACGACGCTAATCGAATCGGTCTGGTTCATTGCCTATTTCGTCGCGTCGATCCCATCAGCCTGGCTGATCAAGCGGATCGGTTATCAGAAATCGCTGGTCGTCGGTTTGCTGGTGATGGCGGCGGGGTCGCTGGGCATGATGCTCGCCGCCAGCCTGCCGTCTTATGGCGTCACCCTCGTCATGCTCTTTGTGATCGCGAGCGGCATCACGCTGCTCCAGGTGGCTGCCAATCCCTATGTTGCGGTGGTCGGATCGCCGGAAACGGCATCTTCCCGCCTCAATCTCGTGCAGGCCATGAACTCGGCGGGCACGATGTTCGCGCCCTTGTTCGGGGCCTATCTGATCCTCGGTCGCTCCAAGGGCGGCACGGCGGAAGCGGGCGTCGTGCTCACCCAGGCGGAGCGCCTTGCCGATGCGCAATCGGTGATCCTGCCTTATGGCCTCGTCGCGGTGGTGCTGATCGTGCTCGCCATCGTCATTGCGCGCTTTCCGTTGCCCGCCATGGGGTCGGCCGCCAATCGCGCGAGCAAGGAGGAGCGCCGCAACCACTCGCTCTGGCGGCACCGCAATCTGGTGTTCGGCGTGCCGGCGATCTTCATTTATTTGATTGCCGAGATCGGCGTCGCCAATCTGTTCGTCAACTTCGTCAGTCAGCCGCACATCGCCAACCTCACCCATGAGCAGGCCGGTCGCTACCTCACCTTCCTGTGGGGCGGGATGATGGTCGGCCGCTTCGTCGGCTCGGCGATCATGCAGAAGATTCCGGCGGAGACAGTGCTGGCGGCCTTCTCCATCGGTGCCTTTGTGGTGATGCTGGTGACGGTCTTCACCACCGGCCCGGCGGCGATGTGGGCCTTGATCCTTGTGGGCTTCTTCCACTCGATCATGTTCCCGACCATCTTCACGCTCGGCATCAAGGGGCTGGGGCCGTTGACTGAGGAAGGCTCGGGCTTGCTGATCATGGCAATTGCCGGCGGCGCGCTGGTCATCGTGCAGGGCTGGCTGGCGGACGGCTATGGCCTGCAAATGTCCTTCCTGCTGACGGCGGCGTGCGAACTCTACGTGCTGTTCTATGCGTTGTGGGGGGCGAAGCCGACCAACGCCTTGCCCGAGCCACAGCCGATCGAGGAATAA
- a CDS encoding MFS transporter, translating into MSQTTRLLAGRLRWGVLAVLFGVTVINYADRAILSLAAPLMTRDLDIDPLQLGIVFSAFGWSYVAAQLPGGWLLDRFGVRRVYLVAIVGWSLFTAAQGLVVFLSGAAAITTLFLLRLLVGLTEAPSFPGNARIVASWFPASERGRATAIFTSAQYCATILFAPIMAWIIGVIGWPEVFLFMGGVGLVAALAWARTVHEPHRHPRIQPAELALIVDGGALIEKAEPAGRPDGETARHVRALILAPSLWGLYLHQFCVNALTYFFITWFPVYLVQERGLSIIETGLMTAIPSICGFLGGLLGGLWSDWLLKRGHSLTLARKLPIVTGMMGSLAILGCNYTSAQTMIMIFMSLAFFGKGFGALGWAVMSDIAPPGAAGLSGGIFNMFGNMSSIVTPIVIGFILQQTQSFELVLIFLAGCGFTAAFSLLFLFGKVERMKALAPTAG; encoded by the coding sequence ATGAGTCAAACCACGAGGCTGTTGGCAGGCCGGCTTCGCTGGGGCGTCCTCGCCGTGCTGTTTGGCGTCACCGTCATCAATTATGCGGACCGGGCGATCCTCTCGCTGGCGGCGCCCCTGATGACGCGCGATCTCGATATCGATCCGCTACAACTCGGTATCGTCTTCTCGGCCTTTGGCTGGTCCTATGTCGCAGCGCAGCTGCCGGGCGGGTGGTTGCTCGACCGGTTTGGCGTTCGGCGCGTCTATCTCGTTGCCATTGTGGGCTGGTCGCTGTTCACGGCCGCGCAGGGCCTGGTGGTGTTCCTCTCCGGCGCCGCCGCCATCACGACGCTCTTCCTGCTCCGGCTCCTCGTCGGTCTGACCGAAGCCCCGTCCTTCCCCGGCAATGCGCGGATCGTCGCCAGCTGGTTTCCGGCCAGCGAACGCGGCCGCGCCACCGCCATTTTCACCTCCGCGCAATATTGCGCGACGATCCTGTTCGCGCCCATCATGGCCTGGATAATCGGGGTCATTGGCTGGCCGGAGGTCTTCCTGTTCATGGGCGGGGTCGGGCTGGTCGCGGCTCTGGCCTGGGCGCGCACGGTCCACGAGCCGCATCGTCACCCGCGCATCCAGCCCGCAGAGCTGGCACTGATCGTCGATGGCGGCGCCTTGATCGAAAAGGCCGAACCGGCAGGCCGGCCGGATGGCGAGACGGCGCGGCACGTGCGGGCCCTCATTCTCGCCCCGTCGCTCTGGGGACTCTATCTCCACCAGTTCTGCGTGAACGCCCTCACCTATTTCTTCATCACCTGGTTCCCAGTCTATCTCGTGCAGGAGCGTGGCCTCTCGATCATCGAGACCGGGCTGATGACCGCCATTCCGTCGATCTGCGGCTTTCTTGGCGGCTTGCTGGGCGGCCTGTGGTCCGACTGGCTGCTCAAGCGCGGGCATAGCCTCACGCTGGCCCGCAAACTCCCCATCGTCACCGGCATGATGGGCTCACTCGCCATTCTCGGCTGCAATTACACCAGCGCGCAGACAATGATCATGATCTTCATGAGCCTGGCCTTTTTCGGCAAGGGCTTCGGCGCGCTGGGGTGGGCGGTCATGTCCGATATCGCGCCACCTGGTGCGGCGGGCTTGAGCGGCGGCATCTTCAACATGTTCGGCAACATGTCATCCATCGTGACGCCGATCGTGATCGGCTTCATCCTGCAGCAGACGCAATCTTTCGAGCTGGTGCTGATCTTCCTCGCCGGCTGCGGCTTCACGGCCGCCTTCAGCCTGCTCTTCCTGTTCGGCAAGGTCGAGCGCATGAAAGCGCTCGCCCCTACCGCTGGATAA